One Microbacterium trichothecenolyticum DNA window includes the following coding sequences:
- a CDS encoding transglutaminase TgpA family protein translates to MIPTPATVASVPGLLDAAAEEIRVGVAPVVPGFGLSFLLVAAVGALAVVLDHVVLTARMPLLAAVGLVAVSLIPTIAIPSDVDVVAFVLLAVAVLFLLRVDTRARSLIEPSARPPRSTRRVGASATALGVAAVAVIVAVVATPLLPQPGLRFATGGSGGAGTTINPNLELGNDLRQPREVEVLTVRTTGPTPPYLRAVTLSSFDGSVWQPDSSDTVPVRDDAPVFDPLVVDDGIAVDDWTTDIDIDQLDSPWLPLPYPASTVTGLQGDWLGLPQNRTVVSRAGSTRDQVYQVQSTVPRPSLEQIRARSVGGANLGDAVLALPAEVPAIIGDTAREVTAGTQDPYDALIALQTWFRSSAFRYSLDAPVEAGFDGAGLDAVADFLQVRSGYCVHYASAFAVMARTLGMPSRIVVGYLPGTATGPQTQGQMTFTVSSSQLHAWPEVYFDGIGWVPFEPTNSLGVPTSFTPSSPNGASSAPSTPQQDAATPNSQPSTAPTQGGALDVGEQNGVGTGAASGAGASWIPATLGGVLLVLLAAAPAVLRSVRRRGRLRAARAGDPIAAWTAMREDAVDLGIPAPGAESPRAFAARLSHEHGADTDDVDTLREALERVSYAEDAIDPSTGARLAAAVESVRERLTAGAPVARRIVARLLPRSLFVRSGEATAASEPVGR, encoded by the coding sequence GTGATCCCGACACCGGCCACGGTGGCATCCGTTCCCGGTCTGCTCGACGCCGCCGCCGAAGAGATCCGGGTGGGTGTCGCCCCCGTCGTCCCCGGTTTCGGGTTGAGCTTCTTGCTCGTCGCCGCGGTCGGCGCACTCGCCGTCGTGCTCGACCACGTGGTGCTGACGGCCCGTATGCCGCTGCTCGCGGCGGTGGGACTGGTGGCCGTCTCCCTCATCCCCACCATCGCGATCCCGTCCGACGTCGACGTGGTGGCCTTCGTTCTGCTGGCCGTGGCCGTGCTGTTCCTGCTGCGCGTCGACACCCGCGCGCGCTCGTTGATCGAGCCGTCGGCGCGCCCGCCCCGCTCTACGCGACGTGTCGGGGCGTCGGCGACGGCGCTAGGAGTCGCGGCGGTGGCCGTGATCGTCGCGGTCGTCGCCACTCCGCTGCTCCCCCAACCGGGGCTGCGCTTCGCCACGGGCGGCAGCGGTGGGGCGGGCACCACCATCAACCCGAACCTCGAGCTCGGCAACGACCTGCGTCAGCCGCGCGAGGTCGAGGTGCTGACCGTGCGCACGACCGGTCCGACACCGCCGTACCTGCGCGCGGTGACCCTGTCGAGCTTCGACGGGTCGGTGTGGCAGCCCGACAGCTCCGACACCGTGCCGGTGCGCGACGACGCGCCCGTCTTCGACCCTCTCGTCGTCGACGACGGTATCGCGGTGGACGACTGGACCACAGATATCGACATCGATCAGCTCGACAGCCCGTGGCTGCCCCTGCCCTACCCGGCATCCACCGTGACCGGCCTGCAGGGCGACTGGCTCGGGCTCCCGCAGAACCGCACCGTCGTCTCGCGCGCGGGTTCCACGCGCGACCAGGTGTACCAGGTGCAGTCGACGGTGCCACGCCCGTCGCTCGAGCAGATCCGTGCCCGGTCGGTGGGGGGCGCGAACCTCGGTGATGCGGTGCTCGCCCTTCCCGCCGAGGTTCCGGCGATCATCGGCGACACCGCGCGCGAGGTCACGGCGGGCACCCAGGACCCGTACGACGCACTGATCGCCCTGCAGACGTGGTTCCGCAGCAGCGCCTTCCGCTACTCGCTCGATGCCCCCGTCGAAGCCGGCTTCGACGGCGCCGGGCTGGATGCCGTCGCCGACTTCCTGCAGGTGCGATCGGGGTACTGCGTGCACTACGCCTCGGCCTTCGCCGTGATGGCGCGCACGCTCGGCATGCCCTCCCGCATCGTGGTGGGATACCTCCCCGGCACGGCGACCGGTCCTCAGACGCAGGGGCAGATGACCTTCACCGTCAGCTCCAGCCAGCTGCACGCGTGGCCCGAGGTGTACTTCGACGGCATCGGCTGGGTGCCGTTCGAGCCGACCAACAGCCTCGGCGTGCCGACGAGCTTCACTCCCTCGTCGCCGAACGGCGCCTCGAGCGCCCCGTCGACTCCGCAGCAGGATGCCGCGACCCCGAACAGCCAGCCCTCGACGGCGCCCACGCAGGGCGGTGCCCTCGACGTGGGCGAGCAGAACGGTGTCGGCACCGGTGCCGCCTCCGGCGCGGGGGCGTCGTGGATTCCCGCGACTCTCGGCGGTGTGCTCCTCGTGCTCCTGGCTGCGGCCCCGGCGGTGCTGCGGTCGGTGCGCCGACGCGGGCGTCTGCGCGCCGCGCGCGCCGGCGACCCCATCGCCGCCTGGACGGCGATGCGAGAGGATGCCGTGGACCTCGGCATCCCCGCCCCCGGCGCCGAGTCGCCCCGTGCCTTCGCTGCGCGTCTTTCTCACGAGCACGGTGCCGACACCGATGACGTCGACACGCTGCGCGAGGCGCTGGAACGGGTCAGCTACGCCGAGGACGCGATCGATCCGTCGACCGGCGCGAGGTTGGCGGCCGCCGTCGAGAGCGTGCGCGAGCGGCTGACAGCCGGGGCCCCTGTGGCCCGCCGGATCGTCGCGCGCCTGCTGCCGCGCTCGCTCTTCGTCCGCTCGGGCGAGGCGACCGCGGCGTCGGAGCCGGTCGGTCGCTAG
- a CDS encoding DUF58 domain-containing protein, with translation MRRLWPLTLRGTGALLLAIAAFVVAQRAGIPELMYFGTLLAALLAGSAAALLLVRDAVAVTRAVSPDVPEVGASATIVVRAGLRSALPAPAGRWRDELPSGLDGRAEGTFPVAAAVTLRYEVVGTIRGVHALGPLEVTVTDPFGLVRRRVRLGRTTPVTVSPAVVDLAPLVSTPGEAGGTRQTAALQLGQGADNLVARPYAPGDSMRRIHWRATAHRDTLMVRQEEQESSPAATVVFDRAVSRWSPSAAEAPGRDPAFETAVTACVSTLARLVHEGFTVDVVDSDGTLLIEPVEGGDDPAARACAALFATLTARPDDASRRVLPASATALLGPLVVITGVLLDDDRALLGAAAQRSGLPLLLVVDERADLDVLRRAGWRAAVLPPGGDVAAGWDDAIEQGYARVGR, from the coding sequence GTGAGACGACTCTGGCCGCTCACCCTGCGGGGCACGGGGGCGCTGCTGCTGGCGATCGCCGCGTTCGTCGTGGCGCAGCGCGCCGGAATCCCCGAACTGATGTACTTCGGCACGCTCCTGGCGGCGCTCCTCGCCGGGTCCGCGGCCGCGCTGCTGCTCGTCCGCGACGCCGTCGCGGTCACGCGCGCGGTCTCGCCCGACGTCCCCGAGGTCGGAGCCTCCGCGACGATCGTCGTGCGCGCCGGTCTGCGCAGCGCCCTTCCCGCCCCGGCCGGCCGCTGGCGCGACGAGCTTCCCTCGGGCCTCGACGGGCGCGCCGAGGGGACGTTCCCTGTCGCTGCGGCCGTGACGCTGCGGTACGAGGTCGTCGGCACCATCCGCGGCGTGCACGCGCTCGGCCCGCTCGAGGTGACCGTCACCGATCCGTTCGGGCTGGTGCGACGGCGCGTGCGTCTCGGGCGGACGACGCCGGTCACCGTGTCTCCGGCGGTCGTCGACCTCGCCCCGCTCGTCTCGACGCCGGGAGAAGCCGGGGGCACACGCCAGACGGCCGCACTGCAGCTCGGGCAGGGAGCCGACAACCTCGTCGCGCGCCCCTATGCCCCGGGCGACTCGATGCGGCGCATCCACTGGCGGGCGACCGCGCATCGCGACACGCTCATGGTGCGCCAAGAGGAGCAGGAGTCCAGCCCCGCCGCGACCGTCGTGTTCGACCGGGCGGTGTCGCGATGGTCACCGTCCGCCGCCGAGGCACCGGGCCGCGACCCCGCGTTCGAGACGGCGGTGACCGCGTGCGTCTCCACGCTCGCGCGCCTCGTGCACGAAGGCTTCACCGTCGACGTCGTCGACAGCGACGGCACATTGCTGATCGAGCCCGTCGAGGGCGGCGACGACCCGGCCGCCCGGGCATGCGCCGCGCTGTTCGCGACGCTCACGGCACGCCCCGACGACGCGTCGCGCCGGGTGCTTCCCGCCTCGGCCACGGCGCTCCTCGGTCCTCTCGTCGTGATCACCGGCGTCCTGCTGGACGACGACCGTGCACTGCTCGGGGCTGCTGCGCAGCGCTCGGGGCTGCCCCTCCTGCTGGTCGTCGACGAACGCGCCGACCTCGACGTGCTCCGGCGCGCGGGGTGGCGAGCGGCGGTGCTGCCTCCCGGCGGCGATGTCGCCGCGGGCTGGGACGACGCGATCGAACAGGGGTACGCGCGTGTCGGACGCTGA
- a CDS encoding AAA family ATPase produces the protein MDETVTPEAISRVHRADTAPARPGIDEPLTTASFARLTGDIVASISRVIDGKPDAVRSALIALLAEGHLLIEDVPGVGKTMLARALAATVDADVRRIQFTPDLLPGDITGVSVFNPVQRQFEFTPGAVFAHIVIADEINRSSPKTQSSLLEAMEERQVSVDGRTHVLPSPFLVVATQNPLEMEGTYALPEAQRDRFLLRISMGYPDAAAEALMLRQRDTVNPLDALAPVVSARQVTAMIAWARGVHVAPALEEYVVALAQATRSHPDIRLGASPRATLQLVRAAKVRAALDGRSYVIPDDITALLSPVFAHRLIANRSAAGGRAGAAVVADALERIAASVRVPLAPRP, from the coding sequence ATGGACGAGACGGTCACGCCCGAAGCGATCTCGCGAGTTCACCGCGCCGACACCGCCCCGGCCCGACCCGGGATCGACGAACCGCTCACCACGGCATCGTTCGCCCGGCTCACCGGCGACATCGTGGCATCCATCTCGCGCGTCATCGACGGCAAGCCCGACGCCGTGCGCAGCGCTCTCATCGCCCTGCTGGCCGAGGGCCACCTGCTGATCGAAGACGTGCCCGGCGTCGGCAAGACGATGCTGGCACGCGCCCTGGCCGCCACCGTCGACGCCGACGTGCGCCGCATCCAGTTCACTCCCGACCTGCTGCCCGGCGACATCACCGGAGTGTCGGTGTTCAACCCGGTGCAGCGGCAGTTCGAGTTCACGCCCGGGGCGGTGTTCGCCCACATCGTCATCGCCGACGAGATCAACCGATCCTCGCCCAAGACGCAGTCGTCGCTGCTGGAGGCGATGGAAGAGCGGCAGGTGAGCGTCGACGGTCGCACGCACGTGCTGCCGTCGCCCTTCCTCGTGGTGGCGACGCAGAACCCGCTCGAGATGGAGGGGACGTACGCGCTCCCCGAGGCGCAGCGCGACAGGTTCTTGCTGCGCATCTCGATGGGGTATCCCGATGCCGCCGCCGAGGCGCTCATGCTGCGACAGCGCGACACCGTCAACCCGCTCGACGCGCTCGCGCCTGTCGTCTCGGCGCGCCAGGTGACGGCGATGATCGCCTGGGCCCGCGGGGTGCACGTGGCCCCTGCCCTCGAGGAGTACGTCGTGGCGCTGGCGCAGGCCACGCGCTCGCACCCCGACATCCGCCTGGGCGCGAGCCCCCGGGCGACGCTGCAGCTCGTGCGCGCCGCGAAGGTGCGCGCCGCTCTCGACGGCCGGTCGTACGTCATCCCCGACGACATCACGGCACTGCTGTCGCCCGTGTTCGCTCACCGCCTGATCGCCAACCGCTCCGCCGCGGGCGGACGCGCCGGTGCCGCGGTGGTCGCCGATGCGCTGGAGCGCATCGCGGCGAGCGTGCGCGTTCCGCTGGCGCCGCGCCCGTGA
- a CDS encoding ROK family protein: MSDVTPSLPAFTHVLAVDIGGTKVDAAVVSLSGEVVRASVARRPTGRDNDRDTIARNVREVAETALAAVPDAVVGAIGVGSAGPVDLASRSVSPLNLPLAAGLPIDEVLGGLVDGPLHLALDGTCIALAEHWRGALVGCDDAMAIVVSTGVGGGFVLGGQPVTGASGNAGHLGQIFVRTIEGDEVVASTLEAVAAGPGTVAWAQRQGWQGETGLDLAAAHAAGDPVAIAAVSRSATAVGQAIAAAVTLCDLEAVAIAGGFSQVAPDYIDQVRAAAQAASLHAYARRCRIVGSGLDGDGPLLGAAALALQS, translated from the coding sequence ATGTCCGATGTCACCCCCTCCCTTCCCGCCTTCACCCACGTGCTCGCCGTCGACATCGGCGGGACCAAGGTCGACGCGGCCGTCGTGTCGCTCTCGGGCGAGGTCGTACGCGCGAGTGTCGCGCGCCGTCCGACCGGCCGCGACAACGATCGCGACACGATCGCCCGGAACGTGCGGGAGGTGGCCGAGACGGCGCTCGCGGCGGTCCCCGACGCGGTCGTCGGCGCGATCGGCGTCGGCAGCGCGGGGCCGGTCGACCTGGCCTCGCGCTCGGTGTCGCCGCTGAACCTGCCGCTGGCAGCGGGGCTTCCCATCGACGAGGTGCTCGGCGGTCTCGTCGACGGTCCCCTCCATCTCGCGCTCGACGGCACGTGCATCGCGCTCGCCGAGCACTGGCGGGGGGCGCTCGTCGGTTGCGACGACGCCATGGCGATCGTCGTGTCGACGGGCGTGGGCGGCGGGTTCGTCCTGGGCGGGCAGCCCGTCACGGGCGCCAGCGGCAACGCGGGCCACCTCGGCCAGATCTTCGTGCGCACGATCGAGGGCGACGAGGTCGTGGCATCCACTCTCGAGGCCGTCGCGGCCGGACCGGGGACGGTCGCCTGGGCTCAGCGGCAGGGGTGGCAGGGCGAGACCGGTCTCGACCTCGCGGCCGCCCACGCGGCGGGCGATCCGGTCGCGATCGCGGCCGTGAGCCGCTCGGCCACGGCCGTGGGGCAGGCGATCGCGGCGGCGGTGACGCTCTGCGACCTCGAGGCCGTCGCGATCGCGGGAGGCTTCTCGCAGGTCGCGCCCGACTACATCGACCAGGTGCGCGCGGCGGCGCAGGCCGCCTCGCTCCACGCCTACGCGCGACGCTGCCGCATCGTCGGCTCGGGCCTCGACGGCGACGGCCCGCTGCTGGGGGCGGCGGCCCTCGCGCTGCAGTCCTGA
- a CDS encoding primary-amine oxidase produces the protein MTLTDPTSTAFVAPATPAHPLASLSPDEITAVHAVVAALDGVDEATRFAYVGLEEAPKGEVLAWERGETAFPERRARVQLLNLRTAHSLDLVVSLPTGEVLRSTELDGSDGQLPILDAEFEEVGVIANESAEWIAALAARGLTTADVVLVPLSAGHYGYENEVGRRVLRTFAFRQDHPADHPWAHPVDGLTAYIDVADRRIIEIVDTPGFTVPETHGNFDDPELQGPPLEGLKPIVITQPEGSSFTVDGEHVTWGEWDLRIGFDTREGLILRQLSFAGRPVMYRGSISEMVVPYADPAPNRFWQNYFDTGEYLFGRYTNELELGCDCVGDITYVDAVLSDENGMPRTVRNAVCMHEEDFGTLWKHTDIFTGSSEVRRSRRLVISFFTTVGNYDYGFYWYLYLDGTIECEAKLTGILFTSAYPGEDYPFASEVAPGLGAPYHQHLFSARLDMTVDGVANVVNEIDAVRLPISETNPAGNAFTKKVTPIASEKVSGRVADGALNRVWQIASTEKTTERGQATSYVLFPTETPVLLADDASSIASRAAFATKNLFVTKYDPDERYAAGDFVNQHPGGAGIPAFIAGDEPLVGEDVVLWHTFGLTHFPRNEDWPVMPMDYAKFTLKPYNFFERNPVLNVPAPANTHCAPAAHAAPADAHGHGESASGCHC, from the coding sequence ATGACGCTCACCGACCCGACCTCGACCGCCTTCGTCGCCCCCGCGACGCCCGCCCACCCCCTGGCATCCCTCTCCCCCGACGAGATCACCGCCGTCCACGCGGTCGTGGCCGCACTCGACGGCGTCGACGAGGCCACCCGCTTCGCCTACGTCGGCCTCGAAGAAGCACCCAAGGGCGAGGTGCTCGCCTGGGAGCGCGGCGAGACCGCCTTCCCGGAGCGCCGCGCGCGCGTGCAGTTGCTGAACCTGCGCACCGCCCACTCGCTCGACCTCGTCGTCTCGCTCCCGACCGGCGAGGTGCTGCGCTCCACCGAGCTCGACGGGTCGGACGGGCAGCTGCCGATCCTCGACGCGGAGTTCGAGGAGGTCGGCGTCATCGCGAACGAGAGCGCCGAGTGGATCGCCGCCCTCGCCGCGCGCGGACTCACCACCGCCGACGTCGTGCTCGTCCCCCTCTCGGCCGGGCACTACGGCTACGAGAACGAGGTGGGCCGCCGGGTGCTGCGCACCTTCGCGTTCCGGCAGGACCACCCCGCCGACCACCCGTGGGCGCACCCCGTCGACGGACTCACCGCCTACATCGACGTCGCCGACCGCAGAATCATCGAGATCGTCGACACCCCCGGGTTCACCGTGCCCGAGACGCACGGCAACTTCGACGACCCCGAGCTGCAAGGCCCGCCGCTGGAGGGGCTCAAGCCCATCGTCATCACCCAGCCCGAGGGCTCGAGCTTCACCGTCGACGGCGAGCACGTCACGTGGGGTGAGTGGGACCTGCGCATCGGCTTCGACACCCGCGAGGGCCTGATCCTGCGCCAGCTGTCGTTCGCCGGGCGCCCCGTGATGTACCGCGGCTCGATCAGCGAGATGGTCGTGCCTTACGCCGACCCCGCCCCCAACCGCTTCTGGCAGAACTACTTCGACACCGGCGAGTACCTCTTCGGCCGCTACACGAACGAGCTCGAGCTCGGCTGCGACTGCGTCGGCGACATCACCTACGTCGACGCCGTGCTGTCGGACGAGAACGGGATGCCGCGCACCGTCCGCAACGCGGTGTGCATGCACGAGGAGGACTTCGGCACCCTCTGGAAGCACACCGACATCTTCACGGGATCCAGCGAGGTCCGTCGCTCGCGGCGCCTGGTCATCTCCTTCTTCACCACGGTCGGCAACTACGACTACGGCTTCTACTGGTACCTCTACCTCGACGGCACCATCGAGTGCGAGGCGAAGCTCACCGGCATCCTGTTCACCTCCGCGTACCCGGGCGAGGACTACCCCTTCGCCTCCGAGGTGGCCCCCGGGCTCGGCGCGCCGTACCACCAGCACCTGTTCTCGGCGCGGCTCGACATGACCGTCGACGGGGTCGCCAACGTCGTCAACGAGATCGACGCCGTGCGCCTGCCGATCTCCGAGACCAACCCGGCCGGCAACGCCTTCACGAAGAAGGTGACGCCGATCGCCTCCGAGAAGGTGTCGGGCCGGGTCGCCGACGGCGCTCTCAACCGCGTGTGGCAGATCGCCTCGACCGAGAAGACGACCGAGCGCGGACAGGCGACCTCGTATGTGCTCTTCCCGACCGAGACGCCCGTGCTGCTCGCCGACGACGCCTCCTCGATCGCCTCGCGCGCCGCCTTCGCCACGAAGAACCTCTTCGTCACGAAGTACGACCCCGACGAGCGCTACGCCGCGGGCGACTTCGTCAACCAGCACCCCGGTGGTGCCGGCATCCCGGCCTTCATCGCGGGCGACGAGCCGCTCGTCGGCGAAGACGTCGTGCTCTGGCACACCTTCGGTCTCACGCACTTCCCGCGCAACGAGGACTGGCCGGTCATGCCCATGGACTACGCCAAGTTCACGCTCAAGCCGTACAACTTCTTCGAGCGCAACCCCGTGCTGAACGTTCCCGCACCGGCGAACACGCACTGCGCGCCCGCGGCACACGCGGCCCCCGCCGATGCGCACGGCCACGGCGAGTCCGCCTCCGGATGCCACTGCTGA
- a CDS encoding APC family permease, with protein sequence MTQLESKGVAASAKRTLQGSLGVTAIVFMVVAAASPLTVVGGAAPLGILIGNGAGFPTLYAISAVILLLFAVGLAAMTRHVPRPGAFFTYIGYGLGRPSGLAAAWTAMLTYTTIQVSVYGYIGYLLEITVVSLGGPDLAWWLYALAVVGLVGILGYRHIDLSSKVLGVLLVAEVAIVLALVAAVVFNGGPEGLSAAPFEPANVLSGSPGVGLMFAIAAFIGFEATAIFRDEARDPDRTIPRATYGAVIGIGVFYTLASWGLVMAWGPNGIMAAAEDPGTLMLRTVALYLGTVGEIIVNVLLLTSMFACVLSFHNVLTRYQHAMAGAGVLPDRVAGVHAKHLSPHVSSIVQTVTAAALTAIFAVLNLDPLLQVFTWFAGVATLAIAILMAATSVAVIVYFARTRADRRVWNTIIAPALGFVGLAVSAVIIVVYFPIMVGDVDGDGNPVFGAVSWALLALVVLFPVLGYAQAAWIRRRRPAAYAKLTDTIAG encoded by the coding sequence ATGACCCAGCTCGAATCGAAGGGGGTGGCGGCGTCGGCGAAGCGGACGCTGCAAGGCTCCCTGGGCGTCACGGCGATCGTCTTCATGGTCGTCGCCGCCGCCTCGCCGCTCACCGTCGTCGGAGGCGCCGCGCCCCTCGGCATCCTGATCGGCAACGGCGCGGGCTTCCCGACGCTGTATGCGATCAGCGCCGTCATCCTGCTGCTGTTCGCCGTGGGTCTGGCCGCCATGACGCGGCACGTGCCCCGCCCCGGCGCATTCTTCACCTATATCGGGTACGGCCTCGGTCGCCCCTCGGGCCTGGCCGCGGCGTGGACCGCGATGCTCACGTACACGACCATCCAGGTCTCGGTGTACGGCTACATCGGCTACCTGCTCGAGATCACCGTCGTCTCGCTCGGCGGTCCGGACCTCGCGTGGTGGCTGTACGCCCTCGCGGTCGTCGGGCTCGTCGGCATCCTGGGCTACCGCCACATCGACCTCTCGAGCAAAGTGCTCGGCGTGCTGCTGGTGGCCGAGGTCGCGATCGTGCTCGCGCTCGTCGCCGCGGTCGTCTTCAACGGCGGCCCCGAGGGCCTGAGCGCAGCGCCCTTCGAGCCGGCGAACGTGCTCAGCGGCTCCCCCGGCGTCGGTCTGATGTTCGCGATCGCGGCGTTCATCGGCTTCGAGGCGACGGCCATCTTCCGCGACGAGGCCCGCGACCCCGACCGCACGATCCCCCGCGCGACCTACGGCGCCGTGATCGGCATCGGTGTCTTCTACACGCTCGCCTCGTGGGGCCTGGTGATGGCGTGGGGCCCGAACGGGATCATGGCCGCCGCGGAAGACCCCGGCACCCTGATGCTGCGCACGGTCGCCCTGTACCTCGGCACGGTCGGCGAGATCATCGTCAACGTCCTGCTGCTGACGTCGATGTTCGCGTGCGTGCTGTCGTTCCACAACGTGCTCACCCGCTACCAGCACGCGATGGCCGGCGCCGGGGTGCTCCCCGACCGCGTGGCCGGCGTTCACGCGAAGCACCTCTCGCCGCACGTGTCGTCGATCGTGCAGACGGTCACGGCCGCGGCGCTCACGGCGATCTTCGCGGTGCTGAACCTCGACCCGCTGCTGCAGGTGTTCACGTGGTTCGCCGGCGTCGCGACCCTCGCCATCGCGATCCTCATGGCCGCGACCTCGGTCGCCGTGATCGTGTACTTCGCCCGCACCCGCGCCGACCGCCGCGTGTGGAACACGATCATCGCCCCCGCGCTCGGCTTCGTGGGGCTCGCGGTGTCGGCCGTGATCATCGTCGTGTACTTCCCGATCATGGTCGGCGACGTCGACGGCGACGGGAACCCGGTCTTCGGCGCCGTGAGCTGGGCGCTGCTCGCTCTCGTGGTGCTCTTCCCCGTGCTCGGCTACGCCCAGGCCGCGTGGATCCGCCGCCGCCGTCCCGCCGCCTACGCCAAGCTCACCGACACCATCGCGGGCTGA
- a CDS encoding APC family permease encodes MTALSRAIARPDPVAGFGHRSPLHGLGRRRIGIVDLAAQSVAAVAPAAAATTVVLLVAGVAPGITVPAIVAAAVLSLCVARTVGEFARRFAAAGGLYTYTARGLGTRAGLAAGAAILTGYAAVAMFALLGGGYYATYLLAGIWPALDRPLVTAGAVIVEAALVAFVLVRGIRVSARAALVVESLSVALIVVLLCVLLVSIGPVDVAAVIGARTAGGLDPVALAAGAVIALTAFVGFESATTLGVESISPLRNVPRAITGTVVLSAALYVLAAVTQVAGFDALGGDLAASASPVNDLAAAYGLGGWGVVADIGIAASFLACAIGTTTALVRVLFAMSRDGVLPASLGRAHRRFGTPAAAVGAALPVIAGVPLVLVGAGVPVRDAMHVTLSVGAAGYIVSYVLVCVAAPVFLRRIRELTPVSAVIAGLSACALAAALVAFFVDDAAAGGTAGVVVMVLAVTAAVLIGVLRRRHGLEAIGRYDEPVAAQVLGGVPSPRRHDDA; translated from the coding sequence ATGACCGCACTTTCCCGCGCCATCGCGCGACCCGATCCCGTCGCTGGATTCGGCCACCGATCCCCCCTGCACGGTCTGGGACGCCGCCGCATCGGCATCGTCGACCTCGCCGCGCAGTCGGTGGCGGCCGTCGCCCCTGCCGCCGCCGCGACGACGGTGGTGCTTCTCGTCGCGGGCGTCGCGCCCGGCATCACCGTGCCCGCGATCGTCGCCGCCGCGGTGCTGAGCCTGTGCGTCGCCCGGACGGTCGGGGAGTTCGCACGCCGCTTCGCCGCCGCTGGTGGGCTCTACACCTACACCGCGCGCGGTCTCGGCACCCGCGCGGGGCTCGCCGCGGGGGCGGCGATCCTCACCGGGTACGCCGCCGTGGCGATGTTCGCCCTGCTCGGGGGCGGCTACTACGCCACCTACCTGCTGGCCGGGATCTGGCCCGCGCTCGACCGCCCGCTCGTGACCGCCGGCGCCGTGATCGTCGAGGCGGCGCTCGTCGCGTTCGTGCTGGTGCGCGGCATCCGGGTGTCGGCGCGCGCCGCTCTCGTCGTCGAGTCCCTGTCGGTCGCGCTCATCGTCGTGCTGCTGTGCGTACTGCTGGTGAGCATCGGACCCGTGGACGTGGCTGCGGTGATCGGCGCGCGCACAGCGGGCGGGCTGGACCCCGTCGCTCTCGCGGCCGGCGCGGTCATCGCGCTGACCGCTTTCGTCGGGTTCGAATCGGCGACGACCCTGGGCGTCGAGTCGATCTCGCCGCTGCGCAACGTCCCGCGGGCCATCACGGGCACGGTCGTGCTGTCGGCGGCGCTGTACGTTCTGGCCGCGGTGACGCAGGTCGCCGGCTTCGACGCCCTCGGCGGCGATCTGGCGGCCAGCGCCTCCCCGGTCAACGACCTGGCCGCCGCCTACGGCCTGGGCGGCTGGGGCGTGGTCGCCGACATCGGCATCGCCGCCTCCTTCCTGGCCTGCGCGATCGGCACGACCACCGCCCTCGTGCGCGTGCTGTTCGCGATGAGTCGTGACGGTGTGCTGCCCGCGTCGCTGGGCCGCGCACACCGCCGGTTCGGCACTCCCGCGGCGGCGGTGGGTGCCGCGCTTCCGGTCATCGCCGGGGTTCCGCTCGTACTCGTCGGCGCAGGGGTGCCGGTGCGCGATGCGATGCACGTGACGCTGTCGGTCGGCGCCGCGGGGTACATCGTGTCGTACGTCCTGGTCTGCGTGGCCGCCCCCGTCTTCCTTCGGCGCATCCGCGAGCTGACCCCGGTATCGGCCGTGATCGCCGGTCTCTCCGCGTGCGCGCTCGCCGCGGCCCTCGTGGCGTTCTTCGTCGACGACGCGGCGGCCGGCGGCACCGCGGGAGTCGTCGTCATGGTGCTCGCCGTCACGGCTGCCGTCCTGATCGGCGTGCTGCGGCGCCGACACGGTCTCGAGGCGATCGGCCGCTACGACGAGCCCGTCGCCGCCCAGGTGCTCGGGGGAGTGCCCTCGCCGCGCCGCCACGATGATGCGTGA